From Candidatus Neomarinimicrobiota bacterium, the proteins below share one genomic window:
- a CDS encoding virulence RhuM family protein, whose translation MKEEQKGELILYQAEDETTKIEVRLENENVWLTQKMMAELFQTTPQNITIHLKNIFDEGELQEDATCKDFLQVQNEGSRKVERRQKFYNLDAIISVGYRIKSHIATKFRIWATARLKEYLIKGFTMDDERLKNLGGGIYWKELLDRIRDIRSSEKVLYRQVLDLYATSADYDPNSEESIRFFKIVQNKLHYAAHGHTAAEIIAKRADAGKPFMGLLTFSGGEVTRKDIGIAKNYLSGNELKKLNNIVSAYFDLAEVKALNQEPMYMKNWIAQLDRLIQTFDGKLLNDAGSVSHEQAMKRVETEYRKYQSATISAVEQAYLETLEKAEKKVKKSRKIKKPGSESGKSS comes from the coding sequence ATGAAAGAAGAGCAAAAAGGAGAACTGATCCTTTATCAGGCTGAAGACGAAACAACCAAAATAGAAGTCCGCCTCGAAAATGAAAATGTTTGGCTTACTCAAAAGATGATGGCCGAATTGTTTCAGACAACGCCTCAGAACATAACCATTCACCTGAAAAATATTTTTGATGAAGGTGAGCTACAGGAGGATGCAACGTGTAAGGATTTCTTACAAGTTCAAAACGAGGGTTCCCGAAAGGTTGAGCGAAGGCAAAAGTTTTACAACCTCGATGCCATTATTTCTGTCGGTTACCGTATAAAATCGCATATTGCCACAAAATTTCGTATCTGGGCTACTGCACGACTGAAAGAATACCTGATCAAAGGTTTCACCATGGATGACGAGCGGCTCAAAAATCTTGGCGGCGGGATTTACTGGAAGGAACTGCTCGACCGCATCCGCGATATCCGGAGCAGCGAAAAAGTACTCTACCGCCAGGTGCTGGACCTCTACGCCACCAGTGCGGACTATGATCCGAATTCAGAAGAATCTATTCGGTTTTTCAAGATTGTGCAGAACAAATTGCATTACGCTGCCCACGGTCATACCGCCGCAGAAATCATCGCCAAACGCGCCGACGCCGGAAAACCGTTCATGGGACTCCTTACCTTTTCCGGCGGAGAGGTCACCCGCAAAGATATCGGTATCGCCAAAAATTATCTCTCCGGAAATGAGCTGAAAAAACTCAATAACATCGTTTCTGCTTATTTTGACCTTGCAGAAGTCAAAGCCCTGAATCAAGAGCCGATGTATATGAAAAACTGGATCGCGCAACTGGACCGGCTGATACAGACTTTTGACGGAAAACTGCTGAATGATGCCGGCTCCGTAAGTCACGAGCAGGCGATGAAAAGAGTCGAGACTGAATACAGAAAATACCAGTCCGCAACCATCAGCGCGGTGGAACAGGCCTATCTGGAAACCCTGGAAAAGGCGGAGAAAAAAGTGAAAAAGAGCAGAAAAATCAAAAAGCCGGGTTCTGAATCAGGGAAATCATCATGA
- a CDS encoding type I restriction-modification system subunit M has translation MANTANNHNTTKEQERAELHRAIWGIANDLRGSVDGWDFKQYVLGMLFYRFISENLTAYINKDERRAGNQDFDYAKLSDDKAEFGRADTVKEKGFYILPSELFVNVRAQARHDANLNETLAAVFRNIESSAKGSESEDDLKGLFDDLDVNSNKLGNTVEKRNKTLAKLLEAIGDLKLGHYYDNTIDAFGDAYEFLMTMYAANAGKSGGEFFTPQEVSELLASITTVEKKEVNKVYDPACGSGSLLLKFAKILGKENVRMGFFGQEVNLTIYNLCRINMFLHDINYNHFDIAHGDTLTDPKHWDDEPFDAIVSNPPYSTRWEGDSNPLLINDPRFSPAGVLAPKSKADLAFTMHMLSWLSTSGTAAIVEFPGVLYRGGAERKIRKYLVDNNYIDTVIQLPPDLFFGTTIATCIIVLKKSKKDNKTLFIDASAEFVRGGNKNKLTEENQARILDAFKGREDVEYFCRLVDNSEIEENDYNIAVSSYVTQEDTREVIDIKKLNAEIADIVARQNELRTAIDEIVADLEGSR, from the coding sequence GTGGCAAATACGGCAAATAATCACAATACCACCAAAGAACAGGAACGCGCGGAACTCCATCGGGCTATCTGGGGGATCGCCAACGACCTCCGGGGTAGTGTGGACGGCTGGGACTTTAAACAATATGTCCTGGGCATGCTGTTTTACCGCTTCATCAGCGAAAATCTGACCGCCTATATCAATAAAGACGAACGACGCGCCGGCAATCAGGACTTTGACTATGCAAAACTGTCCGACGATAAAGCGGAGTTCGGTCGCGCGGATACCGTGAAGGAAAAGGGATTTTATATTCTGCCAAGCGAGCTGTTTGTCAATGTCCGCGCACAGGCACGCCATGATGCCAATCTCAACGAAACACTGGCCGCCGTTTTCCGCAACATTGAAAGCTCGGCCAAGGGTTCTGAAAGCGAAGATGATCTGAAAGGCTTGTTTGATGACCTTGATGTGAATTCCAACAAGCTGGGCAATACGGTGGAAAAACGGAACAAGACACTGGCTAAACTCCTTGAGGCGATTGGTGATCTGAAACTGGGCCATTATTATGACAACACCATCGATGCCTTTGGCGATGCATACGAGTTTCTAATGACCATGTACGCGGCCAATGCGGGAAAATCCGGGGGTGAATTCTTTACGCCGCAGGAGGTCAGCGAGCTTTTGGCTTCTATTACAACGGTAGAGAAGAAAGAGGTCAATAAGGTCTATGACCCGGCATGCGGTTCCGGGTCGCTGCTGCTGAAGTTTGCCAAGATCCTGGGCAAGGAAAATGTAAGAATGGGGTTCTTTGGCCAAGAGGTAAATCTCACGATCTATAACCTTTGCCGCATCAATATGTTTTTGCACGATATCAATTACAATCATTTTGATATTGCCCACGGCGATACACTGACCGATCCGAAGCACTGGGATGATGAACCCTTTGATGCAATCGTTTCCAATCCGCCCTATTCCACAAGATGGGAAGGCGACAGCAATCCGCTGCTCATCAACGATCCGCGTTTTTCCCCGGCAGGCGTACTGGCACCCAAGAGCAAGGCGGATCTTGCCTTTACCATGCATATGCTGTCATGGCTTTCCACCAGCGGAACAGCGGCCATCGTTGAGTTCCCCGGCGTACTCTATCGCGGTGGTGCGGAACGGAAGATCCGCAAATATCTCGTTGACAACAACTATATTGATACCGTAATACAGCTTCCGCCGGATCTTTTCTTCGGCACGACCATCGCTACCTGCATTATTGTGCTGAAAAAAAGCAAGAAGGATAACAAAACCCTGTTTATTGACGCATCGGCAGAGTTTGTCCGGGGAGGCAATAAAAATAAGCTGACGGAGGAAAACCAGGCCAGAATCCTGGATGCCTTTAAAGGTCGGGAAGATGTTGAGTATTTCTGCCGGCTGGTAGATAACAGTGAAATTGAGGAAAACGACTACAATATCGCTGTTTCATCCTATGTAACACAAGAAGACACTCGTGAGGTGATTGATATTAAAAAGCTCAACGCCGAGATTGCAGATATTGTTGCCCGGCAAAACGAACTGCGCACGGCGATTGATGAAATCGTGGCGGATTTGGAGGGCAGCCGGTAA
- a CDS encoding insulinase family protein, translating to MSYKTGETYHGFTLHRIEELTDIHSTGYHFRHDQSGAELVYLVNADPNKVFSITFRTPPWDNTGLPHILEHSVLCGSRKFPVKEPFVELIKGSLNTFLNAMTYPDKTLYPVASMNPKDFMNLMDVYMDAVLYPQIDKVPEIFYQEGWHYHLEKPEDSLTINGVVYNEMLGAFSTAESVLYRRSKQLLFPDSPYAWESGGAPDEIPQLTYEKFIQFHKTYYHPSNSRIFIYGDGDMDNHLAFLNREYLNHFTAIDPDSDIRVPITFTRTKAAVETYSLPAGENPDGKSYLSLHYGCGQNLSPKESMERSILMHYLMNTPGSPLKNRLRDASLGQDVFGSYESDMLAPYMSLIVKHSSPDKENEFETIVRETLEELRDGGLDRRQLEASLNIAEFKTREGDFGSMPTGLIYNQAMMNSWLYDGDPFAYLKFDTAFKEIRESLKTDRFHTLIDEIFLNNPHTLKLRLDPEPGLSERKIQALSKSLQKRKESMSPDELKSVVENTQKLIKRQNTPDSPEDLATIPSLSREDIQKKARTFPVEEIPWDGGKILTHPAETKGIQYANFYFDLSAVPEELLPVAGLLPDLLGQLSTEKRSYTDLSNDLLFYTGGFSVNTSALLPVQNPDDFLPKLMVSLRYLSTFTDKALDLAGEILTQTRFDEKKRIHDLIREIRSDAEINLVNSGHSFAAGQVNAALKPFGKFEEITNGYDFYTWIADLDTHFEERYDGLKQNLEGLLKTIFRKEGMIPALTSETEDIKTFTKHLKSFESRLNSGALPAQTWKLPLNPPNRGFYTPGDVNYVVFGTYLPEDIMQFSGKYHVLRHILSLDYLWNRVRVQGGAYGAFCTFSRNGRILFSSYRDPKLGKTLETYRMIPDYLSRFDADEQFMTNIIIGTIARQDTPMSVSQEGGMAFIRHLTGLTDEMIQEEREDIVSCSAEDIRKFADILKIAVSQGIHCTFGSEKAVKEEKELFSEIQYALK from the coding sequence ATGTCTTATAAGACAGGAGAAACATATCACGGATTTACCCTTCACAGGATTGAAGAACTGACAGACATTCACAGTACGGGTTATCATTTCAGGCATGATCAAAGCGGTGCGGAGCTGGTGTATCTGGTAAATGCCGATCCCAACAAGGTGTTCAGTATCACCTTTCGTACACCGCCCTGGGATAATACGGGCCTCCCTCACATTCTGGAGCATTCGGTACTGTGTGGTTCCCGGAAGTTTCCGGTGAAAGAACCTTTTGTGGAGCTGATTAAAGGCTCTCTGAATACATTCCTCAATGCCATGACCTATCCCGATAAAACCCTTTATCCTGTGGCCAGCATGAATCCCAAAGATTTCATGAACCTGATGGATGTGTACATGGATGCGGTACTGTATCCCCAAATAGACAAGGTCCCGGAAATTTTCTACCAGGAAGGCTGGCACTATCACCTGGAAAAACCTGAGGATTCCCTGACGATCAACGGGGTTGTCTACAACGAGATGCTGGGTGCCTTTTCCACGGCTGAATCGGTCCTCTACCGCCGCTCCAAGCAGCTCCTTTTCCCTGATTCCCCCTATGCCTGGGAATCCGGCGGCGCCCCTGATGAAATTCCCCAGCTGACCTACGAAAAATTTATCCAATTTCATAAAACCTACTATCATCCCTCCAACAGCCGGATTTTCATCTATGGGGATGGGGATATGGATAACCACCTTGCTTTTCTAAACCGTGAATACCTGAATCATTTTACCGCCATTGATCCCGATTCGGACATCCGGGTCCCCATCACATTCACCCGGACAAAGGCCGCCGTAGAAACCTACTCCCTCCCTGCCGGTGAAAACCCCGATGGAAAATCCTACCTGAGCCTCCACTACGGCTGCGGACAGAATCTGAGTCCAAAAGAATCCATGGAGCGAAGCATCCTTATGCACTACCTGATGAACACACCCGGATCCCCCCTGAAAAACAGACTCCGGGACGCTTCCCTGGGGCAGGATGTCTTTGGCTCTTACGAATCGGATATGCTCGCGCCCTATATGTCCCTGATTGTGAAACACAGCTCCCCGGACAAAGAAAATGAATTTGAAACAATTGTCCGGGAAACGCTGGAAGAACTCCGGGATGGCGGACTGGATCGCCGACAACTGGAAGCATCCCTGAATATTGCTGAATTTAAAACACGGGAAGGGGATTTCGGTTCCATGCCGACTGGACTTATTTACAACCAAGCCATGATGAACAGCTGGCTGTACGACGGGGATCCCTTTGCATACCTGAAATTTGACACCGCATTTAAGGAAATCCGTGAAAGTCTGAAGACAGACCGCTTTCACACACTGATCGATGAGATTTTCCTGAACAATCCCCACACCCTGAAACTGCGGCTGGATCCGGAGCCGGGACTCTCGGAGCGAAAAATCCAGGCTTTATCCAAATCCCTCCAAAAAAGAAAAGAGTCCATGAGCCCGGATGAACTGAAATCCGTCGTGGAAAACACCCAGAAACTAATCAAACGTCAAAACACACCGGATTCTCCGGAAGATCTGGCCACCATCCCCAGTCTTAGCCGTGAGGATATTCAGAAAAAAGCCAGGACCTTTCCCGTGGAGGAAATCCCATGGGACGGGGGAAAAATCCTCACACACCCTGCTGAAACCAAGGGAATCCAGTACGCAAACTTCTACTTTGATCTCTCGGCCGTACCGGAGGAACTGCTGCCGGTAGCCGGACTCCTTCCGGACCTTTTGGGACAGCTTTCCACGGAAAAACGGAGCTATACGGATCTGTCCAACGACCTGCTTTTTTACACCGGGGGATTTTCTGTGAATACATCCGCTCTATTGCCGGTCCAAAACCCGGATGATTTCCTGCCGAAACTCATGGTGAGTCTGCGGTATCTGTCCACCTTTACCGATAAAGCCCTGGATCTTGCCGGAGAAATACTCACCCAAACCCGCTTTGATGAAAAGAAGCGCATTCACGACCTGATCCGGGAAATACGCTCCGATGCAGAGATCAACCTGGTGAACAGCGGTCACAGCTTTGCGGCAGGACAGGTCAATGCCGCCCTGAAGCCTTTCGGAAAATTTGAAGAGATCACCAATGGTTATGATTTCTACACCTGGATTGCCGATTTGGATACCCATTTTGAAGAACGGTACGACGGTCTGAAGCAGAACCTGGAAGGATTGCTGAAAACCATATTCCGGAAAGAGGGAATGATTCCCGCCCTGACCAGTGAAACAGAGGATATAAAAACCTTCACAAAACATCTGAAATCCTTTGAATCCCGGTTGAATTCAGGAGCTCTGCCGGCTCAGACATGGAAACTCCCCCTGAATCCGCCGAACCGGGGTTTTTACACACCGGGAGATGTGAATTACGTGGTATTCGGGACTTATTTACCGGAGGATATCATGCAATTCAGCGGAAAATACCATGTCTTACGGCATATCCTTTCCCTGGATTACCTGTGGAACCGGGTCCGGGTTCAGGGGGGCGCATATGGGGCTTTCTGCACCTTTTCACGGAACGGACGAATTCTGTTCAGTTCCTACCGGGATCCCAAACTGGGCAAAACCCTGGAAACCTACCGGATGATACCCGATTACCTTTCACGTTTTGATGCAGATGAACAGTTTATGACCAACATCATCATCGGGACCATTGCACGCCAGGACACCCCCATGAGTGTCTCCCAGGAAGGGGGCATGGCATTTATCCGGCATCTGACGGGACTCACGGACGAGATGATCCAGGAAGAACGGGAAGACATCGTCTCCTGCAGCGCCGAAGATATCCGAAAATTCGCCGACATCCTTAAAATCGCCGTCTCCCAGGGCATTCATTGCACCTTCGGGAGTGAGAAAGCGGTGAAGGAAGAGAAAGAACTGTTCTCTGAAATACAATATGCTTTGAAATAA
- a CDS encoding DNA alkylation repair protein codes for MKTSDTVHKIRNELIRHIDEKTRESSQRFFKETIHPYGVRTSTVTQIGKEIYKEIQDHDKSLIFQICEELWKSGRLEESFIACHWSYYVHKRYEPEDFRIFESWIDKYVSNWASCDTLCNHSVGAFLEMYPEYIIELRRWAGSQNRWVRRAAAVSLIIPARKGKFHTEIFRIAHILLQDPDDLVQKGYGWMLKAASQADQKAVFDFVMDRKDRMPRTALRYAIEKMPQDLRKKAMERE; via the coding sequence ATGAAAACAAGTGATACGGTTCATAAAATTCGGAATGAGTTAATTCGACATATTGATGAAAAGACCCGGGAATCCAGCCAGCGTTTCTTTAAGGAAACAATCCATCCTTACGGGGTCAGGACTTCAACAGTGACTCAAATCGGTAAAGAAATTTACAAGGAAATACAAGATCATGATAAGTCCCTGATTTTTCAAATCTGTGAGGAACTGTGGAAATCCGGCCGGCTTGAGGAGTCCTTTATTGCCTGCCACTGGTCCTATTATGTGCATAAACGGTATGAACCGGAAGATTTCCGCATTTTTGAATCGTGGATTGACAAGTATGTGTCCAACTGGGCATCGTGTGATACATTGTGTAACCATTCGGTAGGAGCATTCCTTGAGATGTATCCAGAATATATCATCGAACTCAGGCGATGGGCTGGGTCCCAAAACCGCTGGGTGCGCCGAGCGGCGGCAGTATCCCTCATTATTCCTGCCCGTAAAGGGAAGTTTCACACTGAGATTTTTCGCATTGCCCATATTCTTCTCCAGGATCCGGATGATCTGGTCCAAAAAGGATATGGATGGATGCTGAAAGCGGCAAGCCAGGCAGATCAAAAAGCCGTGTTTGACTTTGTCATGGATCGAAAAGACAGGATGCCCCGGACGGCCCTGCGCTATGCTATCGAAAAAATGCCACAGGACTTGCGGAAAAAAGCCATGGAGAGAGAATAA
- a CDS encoding carbohydrate ABC transporter permease codes for MSRSSIRTTILKGFKIGILLILTFLYISPILFMVVGSLKPDERVMADSGSLKAFVPAEASFQNYVDVFERVNLGRFMLNSIVITGSIVLIGLLINSMAGYAFARLRWKGRDVLFMGVAALMILPFESIAAPLFFQITRLGWRDTYLAQILPFIANAMSIYLFYSFFIGMPRQLEEAARIDGAGVFRTFAQIIVPNAKPVFATVAIVTFLMYWGFFLWPLMITSGEAVRPLPVAIATFRTLPPLKWGDIMAFGVMMVAPVLGLFLLFQKWFVKGVAQSGIKG; via the coding sequence ATGAGTCGCTCTTCAATCCGAACCACGATCCTTAAAGGATTTAAAATCGGCATACTCCTGATCCTGACCTTCCTGTACATATCCCCCATTCTCTTTATGGTGGTGGGAAGCCTGAAACCCGATGAGCGTGTGATGGCCGATTCAGGATCCCTCAAGGCCTTTGTGCCGGCGGAAGCATCATTTCAAAATTATGTTGATGTCTTTGAACGGGTGAATCTCGGACGCTTTATGCTCAATTCCATCGTCATTACCGGGTCTATCGTTCTGATCGGACTTTTAATCAATTCTATGGCGGGATATGCCTTTGCCAGACTCCGTTGGAAAGGCCGGGATGTCCTTTTTATGGGAGTGGCCGCACTGATGATTCTTCCCTTTGAATCCATTGCCGCGCCCCTCTTTTTCCAAATCACCCGGCTGGGTTGGCGGGATACCTATCTGGCCCAGATTCTCCCCTTTATTGCCAACGCCATGAGCATCTACCTTTTTTATTCCTTTTTTATCGGCATGCCACGGCAACTGGAAGAAGCCGCCCGCATCGACGGGGCCGGTGTTTTCAGAACTTTTGCACAAATCATTGTGCCGAACGCAAAGCCGGTTTTTGCTACGGTAGCTATTGTCACCTTTCTGATGTATTGGGGATTCTTTCTCTGGCCCCTCATGATTACCAGCGGTGAAGCTGTCCGTCCTCTGCCGGTGGCGATTGCCACATTCCGGACCCTGCCTCCTCTGAAGTGGGGGGATATTATGGCCTTCGGTGTGATGATGGTGGCACCGGTGCTGGGACTCTTTCTCCTCTTCCAGAAATGGTTTGTCAAAGGGGTTGCCCAATCGGGTATAAAAGGTTGA